Proteins from a single region of Cryptosporangium phraense:
- the tsf gene encoding translation elongation factor Ts has translation MANISAADVKKLRDQTGAGMMDAKKALTEADGDFDKAVEVLRIKGAAKAAKRGGERTAANGLIATAEGAIIELNSETDFVAKNDEFQSLAADIVAHAAAAKVGDLDALLAEKLKDGKTVAENIEAASVKIGEKLELRRVALLDGQVATYMHRKDPSLPPQVGVLVEFSGGDVEAARGAAMQVAAMRPSFVTRDEVPAETVENERRIAEATAREEGKPEQALPKIVEGRVNGFFKENVLLEQSSVQDSKKTVKAQLDGAGVSVSRFVRFEVGQA, from the coding sequence ATGGCGAACATTTCCGCCGCTGACGTGAAGAAGCTCCGCGACCAGACCGGCGCGGGCATGATGGACGCCAAGAAGGCCCTCACCGAGGCCGACGGCGACTTCGACAAGGCCGTCGAGGTGCTGCGCATCAAGGGCGCCGCGAAGGCCGCCAAGCGTGGCGGCGAGCGTACGGCCGCCAACGGCCTCATCGCGACCGCCGAGGGCGCGATCATCGAGCTCAACTCCGAGACCGACTTCGTGGCCAAGAACGACGAGTTCCAGTCGCTCGCGGCCGACATCGTGGCGCACGCTGCCGCGGCCAAGGTCGGCGACCTCGACGCGCTGCTCGCCGAGAAGCTCAAGGACGGCAAGACCGTCGCCGAGAACATCGAGGCCGCCTCGGTGAAGATCGGCGAGAAGCTCGAGCTGCGCCGCGTCGCGCTGCTCGACGGCCAGGTCGCCACCTACATGCACCGCAAGGACCCGTCGCTGCCGCCGCAGGTCGGCGTGCTCGTCGAGTTCTCCGGCGGCGACGTCGAGGCCGCTCGCGGCGCGGCCATGCAGGTCGCCGCGATGCGTCCGTCGTTCGTCACCCGCGACGAGGTCCCGGCCGAGACGGTCGAGAACGAGCGTCGCATCGCCGAGGCGACCGCCCGCGAAGAGGGCAAGCCGGAGCAGGCGCTGCCGAAGATCGTCGAGGGCCGGGTGAACGGGTTCTTCAAGGAGAACGTGCTGCTCGAGCAGTCCTCGGTGCAGGACAGCAAGAAGACCGTGAAGGCTCAGCTCGACGGAGCAGGCGTTTCGGTGAGCCGGTTCGTCCGGTTCGAGGTCGGACAGGCCTGA
- the rlmN gene encoding 23S rRNA (adenine(2503)-C(2))-methyltransferase RlmN, whose protein sequence is MTTTLPLVLDAPRRTAPPRHLADLDPAERRAAVSDLGRPAYRAKQLSVHYFGRLTTDPAGMTDLPAADRGPLAEALLPDLLTPVRSVACDDGSTRKWLWRTFDGSLVESVLMRYPDRATVCISSQAGCGMACPFCATGQGGLKRNLSTGEIVEQVMVAAREMATTGERLSNVVFMGMGEPLANYKRVLAAFHRITDAAPDGLGLSQRSVTISTVGLVPAIRRLTAEGINATLAVSLHAPDDELRDTLVPVNSRWKVAEVLGAAWEYAERTGRRVSIEYAMIKNVNDQPWRADLLGRLLAGRLAHVNLIPLNPTPGSDWDASPKSVEREFVNRLRAAGVPTTVRDTRGREIDGACGQLAAAEV, encoded by the coding sequence ATGACGACGACACTCCCTCTGGTGCTTGACGCGCCCCGCCGGACCGCTCCGCCCCGCCACTTGGCGGATCTCGACCCGGCGGAGCGTCGCGCGGCCGTGTCCGACCTGGGCCGTCCGGCGTATCGAGCGAAGCAACTCTCCGTGCACTACTTCGGACGGCTGACGACCGATCCGGCCGGGATGACCGATCTCCCGGCCGCCGATCGCGGGCCGCTCGCCGAGGCGTTGCTGCCCGACCTGCTGACGCCGGTCCGCTCGGTCGCGTGCGACGACGGGTCCACCCGCAAATGGCTCTGGCGCACGTTCGACGGCTCTCTGGTCGAGAGCGTGCTGATGCGCTACCCCGACCGGGCGACGGTCTGCATCTCCAGCCAGGCCGGCTGCGGCATGGCCTGTCCGTTCTGTGCCACCGGCCAGGGCGGCCTCAAGCGGAACCTCTCGACCGGCGAGATCGTCGAGCAGGTGATGGTGGCAGCGCGAGAAATGGCGACGACGGGCGAGCGCCTGTCCAACGTGGTGTTCATGGGCATGGGCGAGCCGCTGGCGAATTACAAGCGGGTGCTCGCCGCCTTCCACCGCATCACCGATGCTGCGCCCGACGGACTAGGGCTCTCCCAGCGGTCGGTGACCATATCCACCGTTGGGCTCGTCCCTGCCATCAGGCGGTTGACAGCCGAGGGCATTAACGCCACTCTCGCGGTGTCCCTGCACGCCCCTGACGACGAACTACGAGACACGCTGGTGCCGGTGAACTCCCGATGGAAGGTCGCTGAGGTGCTCGGGGCAGCCTGGGAGTACGCCGAGCGAACCGGGCGTCGCGTTTCGATCGAGTACGCCATGATCAAGAACGTGAACGACCAGCCGTGGCGAGCCGACCTGCTGGGCCGGTTGCTGGCCGGGCGTCTTGCGCACGTGAACCTGATACCGCTCAACCCGACGCCGGGCAGTGACTGGGACGCCAGCCCGAAGTCGGTCGAGCGGGAATTCGTGAACCGGTTGCGGGCCGCTGGCGTCCCGACCACGGTCCGGGACACACGCGGTCGAGAGATCGACGGCGCTTGCGGCCAGCTCGCGGCAGCGGAGGTATGA
- a CDS encoding aspartate aminotransferase family protein, with protein sequence MTTTPIETAGAGEDDQLSRSAYDHLWMHFTRMSTFETEPVPTIARGDGMYIYDTNGRKYLDGLAGLFVVQAGHGRVELAEAAYKQAQELAFFPLWAHAHPAAIELAERLAHYAPGDLNRIFFTTGGGEAVETAWKAAKQYFKLTGKPMKHKVISRSIAYHGTPHGALSITGIPDAKKYFEPLVPGAFRAPNTNFYRAPEHGDDLEAFGRWAADQIEQAILFEGPDTVAAVFVEPVQNSGGCFPPPPGYFQRLREICDRHDVLLVSDEVICAFGRLGTMFACDKFDYVPDIITCAKGMTSGYSPIGAAIFSDRIMEPFLQGSQYFPHGYTFGGHPVSARVALANLDLFEREGLNDHVLANEDAFRATLEKLYDLPIVGDVRGNGYFYGIEMVKDKTTKETFDADESERLLRGFLSKALFEAGLYCRADDRGDPVIQLSPPLIADQAHFDEIEQILRSVLTEAWTKI encoded by the coding sequence ATGACCACCACCCCGATCGAGACCGCCGGGGCAGGCGAGGACGACCAGCTCTCCCGATCCGCGTACGACCACCTGTGGATGCACTTCACCCGCATGTCGACGTTCGAGACCGAGCCGGTTCCGACCATCGCGCGCGGCGACGGCATGTACATCTACGACACCAACGGCCGCAAGTACCTCGACGGCCTGGCCGGGCTGTTCGTCGTCCAGGCCGGGCACGGCCGCGTCGAACTCGCCGAGGCCGCCTACAAGCAGGCCCAGGAGCTGGCCTTCTTCCCGCTCTGGGCGCACGCCCACCCGGCCGCGATCGAGCTGGCCGAGCGTCTGGCGCACTACGCGCCCGGTGACCTGAACCGGATCTTCTTCACGACCGGCGGCGGCGAGGCGGTGGAGACCGCCTGGAAGGCCGCCAAGCAGTACTTCAAGCTCACCGGCAAGCCGATGAAGCACAAGGTGATCAGTCGCTCGATCGCCTACCACGGCACGCCCCACGGTGCGCTGTCGATCACCGGCATCCCGGACGCCAAGAAGTACTTCGAGCCGCTGGTGCCGGGCGCTTTCCGGGCGCCGAACACCAACTTCTACCGCGCTCCCGAGCACGGCGACGACCTCGAGGCGTTCGGCCGCTGGGCCGCCGACCAGATCGAGCAGGCCATCCTGTTCGAGGGGCCCGACACGGTCGCCGCCGTGTTCGTCGAGCCCGTGCAGAACTCCGGCGGTTGCTTCCCGCCGCCGCCCGGCTACTTCCAGCGCCTGCGCGAGATCTGCGACCGCCACGACGTCCTGCTCGTGTCCGACGAGGTGATCTGCGCGTTCGGCCGGCTCGGCACGATGTTCGCCTGCGACAAGTTCGACTACGTCCCCGACATCATCACCTGCGCCAAGGGCATGACCTCGGGCTACTCCCCGATCGGCGCGGCGATCTTCTCCGACCGCATCATGGAGCCGTTCCTCCAGGGCAGCCAGTACTTCCCGCACGGCTACACGTTCGGCGGTCACCCGGTGTCCGCGCGGGTCGCGCTGGCCAACCTCGACCTCTTCGAGCGCGAGGGCCTCAACGACCACGTGCTCGCCAACGAGGACGCGTTCCGGGCCACGCTGGAGAAGCTCTACGACCTGCCGATCGTCGGCGACGTCCGCGGCAACGGGTACTTCTACGGCATCGAGATGGTCAAGGACAAGACGACCAAGGAGACGTTCGACGCCGACGAGAGCGAGCGGCTGCTCCGAGGCTTCCTCTCCAAGGCGTTGTTCGAGGCCGGCCTGTACTGCCGGGCCGACGACCGCGGTGACCCGGTCATTCAGCTCTCCCCGCCGTTGATCGCGGACCAGGCCCACTTCGACGAGATCGAACAGATCCTCCGCAGCGTCCTCACTGAAGCCTGGACCAAGATCTAG
- a CDS encoding DivIVA domain-containing protein, whose product MAQGDRFRRKALKRGYKVDEVDEFLDRAEATLARRPIGDPLTAADIRDVVFRTRFGGYDEWQVDLHLDRLEKELDELASGLPPRGSNGFRALEAGPSAYRDEREEVPAYGAAAPQEATYGGGFRGEPAGASYGRPGFQEPEYREEPSYGGYRDEPAYGGYREEPSYGGGGYRGEPGYGREPMREAATIHQAGPPMREPDGYRGVPVSGGGWNEQGAPYRDDRYRDDAPFPEQAPYRDDRYREEPSYGGAGGGYRGGDRYDNAPPYVEQPSYHEGSPYAEQYGNERYQEGPSYGDRSPYADQTAYAEVPPYGSAGGYREGPSYAEGAPYREGPSYAEGQPYSGAGYGGRPRNTGGYPEPYQEAPSYGGYREEPSYGGGYRNGGGRYPEPDGTGPQPVVSGVPVSGSVPPPRGGRQYGEASPFAGRELPAGRSAVEPEYAGRYGKEMTMEMGAVPGLVSPFTNEDKAVVAELRSSFRPRRFGSGYDPGQVERLFDAIQAMMEGRSGGQVSDSDLMPGQFGLVQGGYFEDDVDEALRQVRGLYSRRVG is encoded by the coding sequence ATGGCTCAGGGCGACAGGTTTCGCCGGAAGGCACTGAAGCGGGGCTACAAGGTCGACGAGGTCGACGAGTTCCTCGACCGGGCCGAGGCGACGCTGGCGCGGCGACCCATTGGCGACCCGCTGACCGCGGCCGACATCCGGGACGTCGTGTTCCGCACCCGGTTCGGCGGCTACGACGAGTGGCAGGTCGACCTCCACCTCGACCGGCTCGAGAAGGAGCTGGACGAGTTGGCGTCGGGCCTCCCGCCGCGCGGCTCGAACGGCTTCCGGGCGCTCGAGGCCGGTCCGTCGGCGTATCGCGACGAGCGCGAGGAAGTGCCGGCCTACGGTGCGGCCGCGCCCCAGGAGGCCACGTACGGCGGCGGCTTCCGCGGCGAGCCCGCCGGCGCCTCCTACGGGCGTCCGGGCTTCCAGGAGCCGGAGTACCGCGAGGAGCCGTCCTACGGCGGCTACCGCGACGAACCCGCGTACGGCGGCTACCGCGAGGAGCCGTCCTACGGTGGCGGCGGCTACCGCGGTGAGCCCGGCTACGGCCGCGAGCCGATGCGCGAGGCGGCCACGATCCACCAGGCCGGTCCGCCGATGCGCGAGCCCGACGGCTACCGGGGCGTGCCGGTGAGCGGCGGCGGCTGGAACGAGCAGGGCGCCCCCTACCGCGACGACCGGTACCGCGACGACGCCCCGTTCCCGGAGCAGGCCCCGTACCGCGACGACCGCTACCGCGAGGAGCCCTCGTACGGCGGTGCCGGTGGCGGCTACCGCGGTGGCGACCGGTACGACAACGCGCCGCCTTACGTCGAGCAGCCGTCCTACCACGAGGGTTCGCCCTACGCCGAGCAGTACGGCAACGAGCGCTACCAGGAGGGCCCGTCGTACGGCGACCGGTCGCCGTACGCCGACCAGACCGCCTACGCCGAGGTGCCGCCCTACGGATCGGCCGGCGGCTACCGCGAGGGCCCCTCGTACGCCGAGGGTGCGCCCTACCGCGAGGGTCCGTCCTACGCCGAGGGTCAGCCGTACTCGGGCGCCGGCTACGGCGGGCGTCCGCGCAACACCGGCGGGTACCCCGAGCCGTACCAGGAGGCCCCGTCCTACGGTGGTTACCGCGAGGAGCCGTCGTACGGCGGCGGGTACCGCAACGGCGGTGGCCGCTACCCGGAGCCCGACGGCACCGGCCCGCAGCCGGTCGTGTCCGGCGTGCCGGTCTCGGGTTCGGTGCCGCCCCCGCGCGGTGGCCGCCAGTACGGAGAGGCGTCGCCGTTCGCCGGCCGCGAGCTCCCGGCCGGCCGCAGCGCGGTCGAGCCGGAGTACGCCGGCCGGTACGGCAAGGAGATGACGATGGAGATGGGGGCCGTCCCCGGCCTCGTCTCGCCGTTCACCAACGAAGACAAGGCCGTGGTGGCCGAGCTGCGCTCGAGCTTCCGCCCGCGCCGCTTCGGGTCGGGCTACGACCCGGGCCAGGTCGAGCGTCTGTTCGACGCCATCCAGGCGATGATGGAGGGCCGCAGCGGCGGCCAGGTCTCCGACTCCGACCTCATGCCGGGCCAGTTCGGCCTCGTGCAGGGCGGCTACTTCGAAGACGACGTCGACGAGGCGCTGCGCCAGGTCCGCGGCCTGTACAGCCGCCGCGTCGGCTGA
- the pyrH gene encoding UMP kinase gives MTLETRPAPDSIPVGHDRPWSRVMLKLSGEVFGGGQFGVDPDVVQAIAVQIADVVRQGLQVAVVVGGGNYFRGAELQQRGMDRARSDYMGMLGTVMNCLALQDFLEKQGIDTRVQTAINMAQVAEPYIPRRAMRHLEKGRVVIFGAGAGMPYFTTDTVAAQRALEIGADVLLKATQVDGVYDDDPKKNPAAVRFDRISYNEVLTRGLGVADAAAISLCMENDLPLVVFDLLVPGNIARAVRGDRIGTLVTTELVTTASTD, from the coding sequence ATGACTCTCGAGACCCGTCCCGCGCCGGATTCGATACCGGTGGGCCACGACCGACCGTGGTCGCGGGTGATGCTCAAGCTCTCCGGCGAGGTCTTCGGCGGCGGCCAGTTCGGCGTCGACCCGGACGTCGTGCAGGCGATCGCCGTCCAGATCGCGGACGTCGTCCGGCAGGGCCTGCAGGTCGCGGTCGTCGTCGGCGGGGGCAACTACTTCCGCGGCGCCGAGCTGCAGCAGCGCGGGATGGACCGCGCGCGCTCGGACTACATGGGCATGCTCGGCACGGTCATGAACTGCCTCGCGCTCCAGGACTTCCTGGAGAAGCAGGGCATCGACACCCGCGTGCAGACCGCGATCAACATGGCCCAGGTGGCCGAGCCGTACATCCCGCGGCGCGCGATGCGGCACCTGGAGAAGGGCCGGGTCGTGATCTTCGGCGCCGGGGCCGGCATGCCGTACTTCACGACCGACACGGTCGCCGCCCAGCGCGCGCTGGAGATCGGCGCCGACGTGCTGCTGAAGGCCACCCAGGTCGACGGCGTGTACGACGACGACCCGAAGAAGAACCCGGCCGCCGTGCGGTTCGACCGGATCAGCTACAACGAGGTCCTCACCCGGGGCCTCGGGGTCGCCGACGCCGCCGCGATCAGCCTCTGCATGGAGAACGATCTGCCGCTGGTCGTTTTCGACCTGCTCGTCCCGGGGAACATCGCGCGAGCGGTCCGCGGAGACCGGATCGGAACATTGGTGACCACGGAGCTGGTCACCACCGCCTCCACCGACTGA
- a CDS encoding phosphatidate cytidylyltransferase, giving the protein MDAAPVVTPPASSRAGRNLPAAIGVGVGLAALVLVTLFTSTVAFAVVIAAAVGVGTWELVRAIRPVEARPPMVPLIVGGVATTAMTYVGGTESLLLGLLLTVVAVVIWRIPDGPVGFQRDVTAAVLVAAYVPFLAGFAVLLDIESDGVVRILAFIATVVCSDVGGYVAGVLAGRHPMAPTVSPKKSWEGMAGSLIACAIGGALFLELGFDNGAWWEGVIYGLAIAVAATLGDLTESMIKRDLGVKDMSTLLPGHGGLMDRLDSLLFAAPVAYLLLTAFAPAG; this is encoded by the coding sequence GTGGACGCGGCACCCGTGGTGACGCCTCCGGCGTCCAGCCGGGCCGGGCGGAACCTTCCCGCCGCGATCGGCGTCGGCGTCGGGCTCGCCGCGCTCGTCCTGGTGACGCTGTTCACGTCGACGGTCGCGTTCGCGGTGGTGATCGCGGCGGCCGTCGGCGTCGGCACCTGGGAGCTGGTGCGGGCGATCCGGCCGGTCGAGGCCCGTCCGCCGATGGTGCCGCTGATCGTCGGCGGGGTCGCGACCACTGCGATGACGTACGTCGGCGGCACCGAGTCCCTGCTGCTCGGCCTGCTGCTGACCGTCGTCGCGGTGGTGATCTGGCGGATCCCCGACGGGCCGGTCGGCTTCCAGCGTGACGTCACGGCCGCGGTGCTGGTCGCCGCGTACGTGCCGTTCCTGGCCGGGTTCGCGGTGCTGCTCGACATCGAGTCCGACGGCGTCGTCCGGATCCTCGCGTTCATCGCCACGGTCGTCTGCAGCGACGTCGGAGGGTACGTGGCCGGCGTCCTGGCCGGACGGCACCCGATGGCCCCCACGGTCAGCCCCAAGAAGTCCTGGGAGGGCATGGCCGGGTCGCTGATCGCCTGCGCGATCGGCGGGGCGCTCTTCCTCGAACTGGGCTTCGACAACGGAGCCTGGTGGGAGGGCGTGATCTACGGTCTGGCGATCGCGGTCGCGGCGACGCTGGGTGATCTCACCGAATCGATGATCAAACGTGACCTCGGGGTCAAGGACATGAGCACGCTCCTGCCCGGTCACGGCGGCCTGATGGACCGGCTCGATTCGCTGTTGTTCGCCGCCCCGGTCGCCTATCTGCTGCTGACGGCGTTCGCCCCGGCGGGTTGA
- a CDS encoding pyridoxal phosphate-dependent aminotransferase produces the protein MTPGSNTFGQSSETRRGVTRMRGFATTIFTEMTALATRTGAINLGQGFPDTDGPDLMLRTAVQAIQSGQNQYAPGPGTPDLRTAIARHQGDWYGLDYDPDTEVLVTAGATEAIAATLMALCEPGSEVLCVEPYYDSYAAVIALAGAVRRPVTLRAPDYRLDTAAMEALITPRTRVVLINSPHNPTGAVFDRQELSEIARICVQHDLIAVTDEVYEHLVFHGEHVPLATLPGMRDRTVTISSAGKTFSATGWKVGWVCASPDLVASVARVKQFLTFTNAAPFQPAVAAALGLPREYFSGLATELRAKRDLLCQGLVAAGFDVHIPSGTYFVTADAAPLGGVDGVAFCRALPERAGVVAVPVGVFYDQEAHDVVPGASLVRFAFCKKDSVLQQAVERLSGLRDGGPVVEPAPRRMPGTIDQAWAR, from the coding sequence ATGACCCCAGGCAGTAATACGTTCGGCCAGTCCTCGGAAACACGACGTGGCGTCACCAGGATGCGCGGCTTCGCCACGACGATCTTCACCGAGATGACCGCGCTGGCGACCCGCACCGGGGCGATCAACCTGGGGCAGGGTTTCCCCGACACCGACGGCCCCGACCTGATGCTGCGGACCGCGGTGCAGGCGATCCAGTCGGGTCAGAACCAGTACGCGCCCGGCCCCGGCACCCCGGACCTGCGGACCGCGATCGCCCGCCACCAGGGCGACTGGTACGGCCTGGACTACGACCCGGACACCGAGGTGCTGGTCACCGCGGGCGCGACCGAGGCCATCGCGGCCACGCTGATGGCGCTGTGCGAGCCGGGCTCCGAGGTGCTGTGCGTCGAGCCGTACTACGACTCCTACGCGGCGGTGATCGCGCTGGCCGGCGCGGTGCGCAGACCGGTGACGCTGCGGGCGCCGGACTACCGGCTCGACACCGCGGCGATGGAGGCGCTGATCACCCCGCGGACGCGGGTCGTGCTGATCAACTCCCCGCACAACCCGACCGGAGCGGTGTTCGACCGGCAGGAACTCAGCGAGATCGCCCGGATCTGCGTGCAGCACGACCTGATCGCGGTGACCGACGAGGTCTACGAACACCTCGTGTTTCACGGGGAACACGTTCCGCTGGCGACGCTGCCGGGCATGCGCGACCGGACCGTCACGATCTCGTCGGCCGGCAAGACGTTCAGCGCGACCGGCTGGAAGGTCGGCTGGGTCTGCGCCTCGCCGGACCTGGTCGCGTCGGTGGCGCGGGTCAAGCAGTTCCTGACGTTCACCAACGCGGCGCCGTTCCAACCCGCGGTCGCGGCCGCCCTCGGGCTGCCCCGGGAGTACTTCAGCGGGCTCGCCACCGAGCTTCGGGCCAAGCGTGACCTGCTGTGTCAGGGGTTGGTGGCCGCGGGCTTCGACGTCCACATCCCGTCCGGAACGTACTTCGTGACCGCGGACGCGGCGCCGCTCGGCGGCGTGGACGGGGTCGCGTTCTGCCGGGCGCTCCCCGAGCGCGCGGGCGTGGTGGCGGTGCCGGTCGGGGTGTTCTACGACCAGGAGGCGCACGACGTGGTGCCGGGGGCGTCGCTGGTGCGGTTCGCGTTCTGCAAGAAGGATTCGGTGCTGCAACAGGCGGTCGAGCGGCTGTCGGGCTTGCGTGACGGTGGGCCGGTGGTGGAGCCCGCGCCCCGGCGGATGCCGGGGACGATCGATCAGGCTTGGGCGCGCTGA
- the frr gene encoding ribosome recycling factor, which produces MIDETLFEAEEKMEKAVEVAKEDFGSVRTGRAAPAMFGKIFVDYYGAMTPLPQLASITIPEARMAVIKPYDGSQLGALERAIRDSDLGVNPSNDGSIIRVIFPQLTEERRRDLVKVARSKGEDAKVSIRNIRRRAKEALDKIGKDGEAGEDEVRRAEKELEDSTGRYVHQIDELMKHKEAELLEV; this is translated from the coding sequence GTGATCGACGAAACTCTCTTCGAAGCCGAAGAGAAGATGGAGAAAGCCGTCGAGGTCGCCAAGGAGGACTTCGGGTCGGTGCGCACCGGCCGGGCGGCTCCGGCGATGTTCGGCAAGATCTTCGTCGACTACTACGGCGCGATGACGCCGCTGCCGCAGCTGGCCTCCATCACGATCCCGGAGGCCCGGATGGCGGTGATCAAGCCCTACGACGGTTCTCAGCTGGGCGCGCTGGAGCGGGCGATCCGTGACTCCGACCTCGGCGTCAACCCGAGCAACGACGGCTCGATCATCCGGGTGATCTTCCCCCAGCTGACCGAGGAGCGGCGTCGTGACCTGGTGAAGGTCGCCCGCTCCAAGGGCGAGGACGCCAAGGTGTCGATCCGCAACATCCGCCGCCGGGCCAAGGAAGCGCTCGACAAGATCGGCAAGGACGGCGAGGCCGGCGAAGACGAGGTGCGCCGGGCCGAGAAGGAGCTCGAAGACTCCACCGGGCGCTACGTCCACCAGATCGACGAGCTGATGAAGCACAAGGAAGCCGAGCTCCTCGAGGTCTGA
- a CDS encoding peptidoglycan DD-metalloendopeptidase family protein, with protein MLFGDVRRAGLCVWAVLVWPALVGFSAGPVGVAVASGRVPAGVAVASGRVPVGVGAGPVPSGGWRAPVGGPLRVVRPFDAPDLPYGAGHRGVDLVAAPGAAVVAAGSGVVLFAGPVGGRGVVSVTHPDGRRTTYGPVRPTVRAGQHVAVGEPVGRLEPGHPGCPVPACLHWGLIGPSGYLDPLTLLSPGRVRLYPVTT; from the coding sequence ATGCTTTTTGGGGACGTTCGGCGAGCGGGATTGTGCGTCTGGGCGGTGCTGGTGTGGCCGGCGTTGGTGGGGTTCAGTGCGGGGCCGGTGGGGGTGGCGGTTGCCTCGGGGCGGGTGCCGGCGGGGGTGGCGGTTGCCTCCGGGCGGGTGCCGGTGGGGGTCGGCGCGGGGCCGGTGCCGTCTGGTGGGTGGCGGGCGCCGGTCGGCGGACCGTTGCGGGTCGTCCGACCGTTCGACGCGCCGGACCTGCCGTACGGAGCGGGCCATCGCGGCGTCGACCTAGTGGCCGCGCCGGGCGCGGCCGTAGTCGCAGCCGGAAGCGGGGTCGTGCTGTTCGCCGGACCGGTCGGCGGCCGAGGAGTGGTCAGCGTGACCCACCCGGACGGCCGTCGCACTACGTACGGGCCGGTGCGCCCGACGGTGCGGGCCGGCCAGCACGTGGCCGTCGGGGAACCGGTGGGCCGGCTGGAGCCGGGCCACCCCGGATGCCCGGTCCCGGCGTGCCTGCACTGGGGCCTGATCGGCCCCAGTGGTTATCTCGACCCGTTGACCCTGCTGAGCCCGGGACGGGTCAGGCTCTACCCGGTGACGACCTGA
- a CDS encoding DUF2631 domain-containing protein encodes MAEEEPVIAPDQLREGHPKLWRGLAVVSAVALLIMVVGNHQGHVEDLFLIGGAVIILVLLAWDAVQRRYGVKR; translated from the coding sequence GTGGCTGAGGAAGAGCCGGTAATCGCGCCTGACCAGCTCAGGGAGGGCCACCCGAAGCTGTGGCGCGGGCTGGCCGTCGTATCGGCCGTCGCGCTGCTGATCATGGTCGTCGGCAACCACCAGGGGCACGTCGAAGACCTGTTCCTGATCGGCGGCGCGGTCATCATCCTGGTCCTGCTCGCCTGGGACGCGGTCCAGCGCCGCTACGGCGTCAAGCGCTAG
- the rpsB gene encoding 30S ribosomal protein S2 produces the protein MAVVSMRQLLESGVHFGHQTRRWNPKMKRFILTERNGIYIIDLQQTLTYIDNAYEFVKQTVAHGGSILFVGTKKQAQEAIAEQARRVGMPYVNQRWLGGMLTNFQTVYKRLQRLKELEVIEQTGGENVLTKKEALVLKREKDKLERTLGGLRDMQKVPSAVWIVDTKKEHIAVDESRKLGIPVVAILDTNCDPDEVDYKIPGNDDAIRSAALLTRVVADAVAEGLIARAGGSKADAKPDAPAENEPLPEWERELLESNSAPTTGEAPAALAEAPISAEAPAAEVQAVEAAVAEPAPATTES, from the coding sequence ATGGCGGTCGTCTCCATGCGCCAGCTCCTCGAGAGCGGCGTGCACTTCGGGCACCAGACCCGACGCTGGAACCCGAAGATGAAGCGCTTCATCCTTACCGAGCGCAACGGCATCTACATCATCGACCTGCAGCAGACGCTCACGTACATCGACAACGCGTACGAGTTCGTGAAGCAGACGGTCGCGCACGGCGGCTCGATCCTGTTCGTCGGCACCAAGAAGCAGGCCCAGGAGGCCATTGCCGAGCAGGCCCGCCGGGTCGGTATGCCGTACGTCAACCAGCGCTGGCTGGGTGGCATGCTCACGAACTTCCAGACCGTCTACAAGCGGCTGCAGCGCCTCAAGGAGCTCGAGGTCATCGAGCAGACCGGTGGCGAGAACGTGCTGACGAAGAAGGAAGCACTCGTTCTCAAGCGCGAGAAGGACAAGCTCGAGCGCACGCTCGGCGGTCTGCGCGACATGCAGAAGGTGCCCTCCGCGGTGTGGATCGTCGACACCAAGAAGGAGCACATCGCGGTCGACGAGTCCCGCAAGCTGGGCATCCCGGTCGTCGCGATCCTCGACACGAACTGCGACCCGGACGAGGTCGACTACAAGATCCCGGGCAACGACGACGCGATCCGCAGCGCCGCGCTGCTGACCCGCGTGGTCGCGGACGCGGTCGCCGAGGGCCTCATCGCCCGCGCCGGTGGCAGCAAGGCCGACGCCAAGCCGGACGCTCCGGCCGAGAACGAGCCGCTGCCCGAGTGGGAGCGCGAGCTGCTCGAGTCGAACAGCGCGCCGACGACCGGTGAGGCCCCGGCCGCGCTGGCCGAGGCACCGATCTCCGCCGAGGCCCCCGCGGCCGAGGTCCAGGCCGTCGAGGCCGCCGTCGCCGAGCCGGCCCCGGCCACCACCGAGTCCTGA